TATTAAATATGTATGTAAGGGTACAATAATGTATATGCAGCAGCTGTTTTGGCACACAAAGAAGAGGGTTAATTAAAACCATCAGGAGAAAAAGTTGAATTAGATTTCAGGGCCAGATAGTTAATTGTTCTACCCTAGAAGTAATGCTCTGATATATGAGATCTCGTGGTCATTTAACGGAGTCTTGGATCTACTGAAATGATGTAGGTTAGATGCTATCTTTCCAATACATGTGCTTTTCGACTTCCGCGCAACTTAGTTTATGTATCACTCTCGCTTTTATTCTTGTGCCCTTGTTAAACACCGAGCTATAATTCTTTTGTACAAGCATTTAAGCTGTATCTCAAGCTAAAGGGAGCCTCTTGTCGATTTTTGAACGCTCGGCGATCTTAATGCACCCCCTTGTTAAATAACATTTACCACCactttaaaatttgttttctcaTCTAATCCCTACGTCGAAAGAGAGGGGTATCTTCTGTGCAATATGGAAAGTGAGCTTGTATAGTTAACTCAAAAGGTTGGTTGCTGGGAGCAGAATGAAATGTAATGGCACATTTCAGGTTTGATTTCCAAGACCCTTATGGCCTCTCGGGGGGTTCCTGTGGAGAGGGCTGGACTGGTTCACCTGGTCCCAGGGGCTTGTAGGGTACTCTTGGCCTAGGTAGCTGAATAATGAGATCCTTGACAACAAAGAAACTGTATATTACCACTGAAAGAAGCATAATTGACAAATGATGGGGCATTGATGGTTTATATCAGAGCATGTGCTGTTAGACCCAGTCACCTGACCGTTAATGTTCAAAAATTGTGTTATTAAAGTTTTAATTAGGCCCCTTATCCAGGaaaaaagattttgtttaGCCTCCATCCTTGTGAAGGGTGTCTACTATCATTCTGCAGCTTCATTGTGTTGAACCTGAGATCAGACCctgtatattatattatattatattattaaaaaagcaGAGGAGCCTGTTCCTGTTGTATTCTAGACCCTGATCTGGCCCAGAAAAGGGCCTCTGACTTGTTTACTCTGAAATAGCATCTAGGGTTAAAACAACCCCTTTACTTTTCCATGAAGAATTTCTTCCCGTGAATGTAGTTATCATGGACAGTAAAATCAATTTGCAAAGTGGTCGCACTGATTCTGATTCTAAAATCAGAAATTGGAATAGTGAACTTTCACCTCTTAGGGAATATTACACCTTTGTGGGAAATCATACCATGACAACTCTAGAAGTACTTGTGAACTACTTTGTAGTTGAAGTTTCACTTTTTTTAGAACTTTAGCGCGCGTCTAATAAGTGCATAGATGTTTGTTGTGTTGGTATGAGTATCGAGATTAGTTGTTCCTTTTCCATTAGGGCAAGAATAAAAATTGAGAAGGAACAGCTTGCTTTACTGTTTTCtgttaaatataatatacattttttattcGTTTAGAACTATTTtggattttaaaaatcatttgCAATTTTGCTAGTAGGAGGATTTTTGTATTTGGGGAATAGTATTTGGTggtgttttatttttagtcCATTTGGATCATGGTCCCTAAGTGCATCGTTTGGTAGCTCCATGAAATCGGattttgttgttgaatttTTCAAACCATAAGCACATGATTAAAAACTATTTATTCTGTTTGTAGATCGACTTCctactaaatttttttctagTCACAGTCTTCAATCTTACTTGTATGCATAATGTTAATTTCAGTTACAAATGTTGTAATATCTTCTTATATGATCCGAACATCATATCAAGCACCTTGTTAGAGCAATTTATGGTTCTTCTGATGTAAAAGGCAAAtgcttttctttgttttttgtttttgtatgCTCTgccttttgctttaatttcagAAGGAATTGAGGTATTTTATGGTTCTGATGTGACTGTTTTATTCTTAAGGATCTCCCTCCTGAAGTCAGAGAGGCTCAAGAAAAGAAGTTAGAAGGATTAAAGAAACAGCAGGAGATTCATACTCGTTTAGCTGTCGAAAAGAAGATATTTCTACGAGACAGAAAGATCAAATTTTTCGGTataagtttttatatattgcaGCCAGTTGTCTAAAACATTCATTCTGGTGCTTGGCTCTCATTTATATGCTGTATCAGAGAGAAGGAAGATTGAAAGAAGAATACGACGACTTGAGAAAATGCAACGCAGTTCATCTGGTCCTGAACAGGATGCAGAGATCACTGAGCAGCTGGCTAAGTTGAAAGAAGATCTCGAATATGTTAGGgtattatttttagattacgTGATCAACAGTAAATTTATGCAGTTTTGAGTGATGAGATCTGAGGAAATTTACTGCATCTATTTTATCTGCAGTTTTTTCCCAAGACAGAGAAATATGTATCTTTGTTTACTGGAGACGATGACTTGGAGGTGGTTGACCGGAGAAATGGGTTGCGTAAGCAGATCAAGGCGAACTTAATTGCTGCTGCAGCTAGCGGGAAGGATTTGGAAGGTAATTATTTCACTTCTGTCATCATGCCATGGTGGTAGTGCAAAGTATATCCTATAATCATTTAGCAATGTAATATAAAGCTGCCCACTTTGACTAACATCATCATATGGACCATTAGGATGATAAGCCTTGAAATTTGAATGTGATATAGCAAGTGACAAAGCTGGGCCAGTAGGGCCATTAGGATGGCTCCTTGGTGAGGCCCATTGGTAGTTTCTCTGTCAGGGGTCAGAAACTCGTATTGATTCTCCAGATTTTTCGTGTTTGTTGATCAGCTTGAGTGTATCTATGTTTCCATTGCTTGTCCTGATTCTCATGTTATTTTTTGTCCCAAGTTTTGTTTTACTCGCTGTCAAGGCTTATAGCTGATTTTTTGCTTTGTATTTATTCTAACAGAGACAGGCAGTGAAGATGATGGGCTTCTGGATCTAAGTGAAGATGATTTCTTTATGTCTGGAAGCTCAAGTGATGAAGCTGATGCAGATGATGAATGGACAGATAAGAGTGCAAGGTATGGCACACCAAGATGCTTAGAGTATCGGGGGTTAGGAATTTAGGTCTTTCATTTTAAGAGATCTGTTATCTGATTTCTGGTTATCTATTTTTCTTAAACGATGTACATTTCAATACACTTTTTATAATCCTGCAGTCTTATATATCGCTCTCCAATCAAATacatcttttatatattttcatcaagtttttttaaagaaaatgaaagaaacagGTTTCCCAGAATCAACATCATTGACATATTCATCCGATAATTGTACTTGTTCAGTGCTGGATATTTTTGATGGATTCCTGTTCTGTGATTGCAAAGTAACTACAACACGCTTAATCACTTTTTTTGGTTAAACAGCTAAGTGATTTAAGCACGAGGATGTCTTATGATGCAAACTACTATCTCCGTTCTCTGAAATACCAAGCTTTGCTATAGGCTAAAACCCCGCTTACACTCTGAAACCTCTGAAGTTTTCCCTTTTGCTATCCAGGGAGCAGGCATCCAGTACTTCAGGAAAGGGGGCATCGGGCATGTCCAGTGATGAGAGAAATCAGGTTCATTTCTCTGAGTTAAATGCTGAAGTTTGTGACATTTTAAATCTATTAATTTCCCATTGGCTTTCTTAATTCCGTCTTTTTCTATTCGATCAAATAGAGGCAAACTTCTGCTAGAGCTCTGATGCCTCCACCACGGCCATCAAATAAGTCAGTTTCGAATTCTTTTCGTGGTAAATCGAGGTTTGGTCCTTCCTCGAGCAGAAACTCATCGAGCAATCAGGCTGACGTGTCTACTTCTGCCAGCAACACCTCAAATAGCAGGGGCATCTCTTTTAATGCTCGGGAATCATCAAACTCGAGGATAGGAGGTCATGCTAGCAATTTGAGTTCCAACTCTGATGCTCACAAAccaagaagaaagagaaggcCGAAGAAGAAAAAGCAGCAGGTGAGATTTACTAAGTACTATTCTGACAGCAacttaattttcttcttaaaaTTGGTTTTGAAAACTGTCATCTGTTTCGGAATAACAAATGCTTCCTCTCTTGAATAGTTACCTTCAAGTTCCGGAAATTATATTCCTTTTAATTGCCAAAAACTGTCTGATTATGTTGATTTCTTGTGTGAAGAACATATTCAAATTCCAACATTTTACTCTGGCAATTTGGTTTGGCAAATGATTGTCCACAAATACTTTATTCCACCATCATCCTTACGTATAATCCAAACGTTTCATGCAGGCATGATTTTGAGGCAATTTAACAGCTCAAACTGACTTTCTTGGTGAGTCGTTTGCACCAAATATCCTTAATAGTTTTTTCTAGCTCATACTGTGGCAAAGACCATCTGTAATCTGTTTAGAATTCTGTGGTTTGACTATCAAAAAGCTTTCTGTATATTGAATGTTGATCatgattttatgtttttcaagaaaaaggGTTTCTCTCGAACGTTAAATGTCTTCTCACTGGACATTTATTGCTGTTCACTTATCTCATGCTTCTCAATTTCGTTTATTTCTTTAACTGAGGCAACGGAGGGAAACGTAGTTCACAGAGGGAACTAGACCTAGAAGGAAGTATTATTATCTGTCTTTTACCATCGGAAATTCGTTTACTAGCCCTAGAAGGAAGTATTATCTGTCTTTTACCATCGGAATTTGTAGGTGAATCTCCCTCTGAACGTCTTGTTGAAGTAATAGTTGTGGGTTCATATTTTTGTTTCCTGTAACTCTTACCGGTTCTTAGTGACACACCGCGTATTGTCCTGAGGAGTTATGTAGAATTTGGTCTTATTCAATACTCTGTCCTGTCGATGATGCCGACCTCAAAGTCTGCACAATAAAAATTTCGCCATTACATCCTACTAGATTGACCTGAACAGGGCATTCGACATGGCACCTGGTAGCTAAGTATATGACTAGCATAGGCAAGCTCGGTGGCATCTACTCTACCGAAATTCCGTCTTAATCCTAATGCTGGATGACATCTCCCAGTGGTAACTCTTTAATAGCCTTATGGAGAATGTGCCAAATCCGTGTTCTTAGCAAGCATAGGACTCCATTCCTGAAAAGAAGCTAAGAGATTGATCAAATTCTTTATATCCATTATCACCATGATGGAGTCGTCAcgaatttataaaatatttcatgataCAGATTTATGATGTATTGTTCATATGCATATAAATTTATTCGTTCATTTAGTGCTTGCGGAAAACACCCATACAGTTCCGTTAAAAAGCAGTAATACCTCTCATTTTTTGAAATACCAGATACTTACTCGTGCCAGTCGCGGACTACtgtattttctctttttgtacttttaaaatctccaaaaaaatttataattaatttttataaattttgattgtgaTATGCAAGTAGTTTGTAGTattcattaataaaatgagtcaaaaatttaaaaagaaaaaatgactGAGTAGGAGATTAATGCGAGGGGAGGGAGAATAGTTTAAAAAAGCGAGAGAATTGTGGGAATGATACTTATTCAGTATTTAAAGGGTACACAAAGTTACTAAATTGTCCTTAATTTTGTGGCtagtaattaattatgttattttaatGTGGGTAAAATCGGCAAGAGAATGTTATAGCAACTTCCACTCTTCTCCAATCAATGTATCTATAGatctataatctataaatacaaaattacaAACTTTTGAGTATCGGGAGTGAGAGTActaattttcatattcttgCAACTTTTTTAACTTCatgttattttaataatttattatactaTATTATATTCTTTACTAGTTTATTGGACCCATGCGTTGCATGGATTTTataatggaaaattttattacaaaagtttaaatatgaaatatttggTATGAATTTACGGTTTATATTAGTATGTAAAGTGGCATGTCATAAATTTAGACTTTTAATAGAAGAAAATatgtcaaatatatattacaaatttttaaagaaGGAATTCATTTATACATCAttgcattttttaatttaatttataagaaaaattaattaaaactttgaatacttttaaataaaatcattaattttattttatgaaagaataatattcttataaaaaacttttaactttattaTCAGCTTATGCACTTTTATTATAACTAATATTCAATATATtgagttttataaatttaaatactTTTAGTTAAAATGACCCACGATCGTCCTCGCCTAGGGCAATGGTGGCCGGCGGCCCTCGTTGCCCCTTTCCTTTTTCAACTTGCATAGGCcctaaaaaaaaggaaaaaaattcaatggaAGAGTTCAAAAATATGATATAAAGTGAGGGGCATTTGtgtctttttatatataataatatcccAATTCACGCTTAACCCACTTCACATTGGGGTTAGTTGCTTGATACTTTTATTATCCCCTCCCAAACCTAATCCGATCAGCACCAAACATAGAATTAGGATTTTAGAAGTGCGATCGGCGTACCAAACATTGCCTTAGGGATTAGAGATAGGAATTTAGGGTTAAAAGAAGTGAAAAAGACACTTTTGGCGCTTTGGCTATTTTAGTCCTAAATCTTTATCTTTTGCCATTCTCGTCCTTAACCTTACAATTTGTGCCACTTTTGCCACGTTGTCCATTTTATTAGTTAAAAAGCAccttttttttgaaaataacattttaaaatatttttctatttgtaaagtattaaaaattacaaataataaaaaatctgaaatttaaagaaaaaatttggGGGTAGCACAGTGGTGGGGCCTCAGGCCTCCCCCATCGACAACTGCCCCCATGAGAGGTCACTAGAGAAAAAacttaaaggaaaaaaacttGAGGGCAGCCCTGCGGTAGGGGCTCCCCCGCCGATAGCTGCACCTCCAAGGATAGTCGCTGGAGGCTTCTGACAACTCCCGCAACCTCCCATGTGGGGCTTTACTGTGATTCTCGAAGAGAAAGATATGGGTAGTTTCGGCGGTGGGCCTCTAGTCATTGCCCACCCAATGGGACATATGCCAACGAAAATCTATATCAACAAAGGAAAACTGTTGTTATAGAAAGCCTATATGAACAGATTTATAAATCATTGGTATACATGTATACTTTACAACGAGTTATATTACGAAATATGTGTCGATATCTATTGGGATAGATTTTTCAATGTTATACTAACAGTCAAAATCTATTGGAAAAGACTTTTACTAACAAGACTTTTACGaatgagaaatatatattgatgttTGTTGGAATAGATTTTCAAGACTTATATCTTCAGTTAATAAGCCTTGGGAAAACTTATGCCGATAAAAGTCTCTTTTAACAGATTTTGACTATCGGTATAGTTTTGAAAAATCTATCCCAatagacataaatatatacTTCTCTATATAGCTCGTTAGTAAAGTTTACATGAATACCAATGATCTATAATTGTTGGTATATGCTCTCTATACGAACATTGTATCTTTTATTGATGTAGATTTTCATTGGTatatgtttttcttcttcttcttctttttttttttatgggagAGGTTGCCGGAGGTGTTAGAAGCTTCCCGACAACTTCCCCTGGGGGTGCAGCTGCCGGCGGGAGAGCCGTGCCGTCAGATCTGGCCCCCACTCTGTctctttgaaaattaaatagagAGAGGTAGGGCAGTCCAGGTGGTAGGGGCTTCCTCTCTAGTAACTGCACTCCTAGAAGGTGGTTCTCCCAGCGGTGGGGCTCCTTGTTTGGCCACTACTTCTTCTGGGGATGCAACTGCCGACGAGAGAGCCCCCACCACAGGGTtgccccaattttttttattttttttagttttttctttaaactGTAGTTTTTTTGTAActgttaatatttttaaaataaataatatttttaaaatatttttggacaaaaaacgtattttttaatggaaaaatgGACGACAAGATTAAAGTGACAACAAAGCGAAAAGGACAAGAATGACAAAAAATAAAGGTTTGAACTAAAATGACAAAAGCACCAAATGTTAAGGATTAAAACTATCTTTTTCGCTTAAGGCACCGTTTGGTCCATGAAAATTAATGGGGAATATGAATTGAATTGGAGCATTTCGATTGTAAGTGTTCAGTTTAGAGGATTCGGAAATTGATTCCCTTGTATAGGGGAATCGACCGCCCCATAATGGGGAATCACCCACTCTTGGGATCCTAAAGGAATGGAAAAGgagaatcaaaattaatttattttagttttaatctaattttgaattgaaaattcgattaaaaattaaaaggaaaattttgtAAATAGTTATTGAACAAcaaattaatagaaaaattagCTATTTTCGTGATCAATAATTTGACAAACACGCTCAACAACTTAAAGAtatg
The sequence above is drawn from the Punica granatum isolate Tunisia-2019 chromosome 5, ASM765513v2, whole genome shotgun sequence genome and encodes:
- the LOC116209448 gene encoding rRNA-processing protein EFG1; protein product: MAHGGYGKRRVKPAGGRRSKGPAVEKKPKPKTVSLKNQIRSVERMLRKDLPPEVREAQEKKLEGLKKQQEIHTRLAVEKKIFLRDRKIKFFERRKIERRIRRLEKMQRSSSGPEQDAEITEQLAKLKEDLEYVRFFPKTEKYVSLFTGDDDLEVVDRRNGLRKQIKANLIAAAASGKDLEETGSEDDGLLDLSEDDFFMSGSSSDEADADDEWTDKSAREQASSTSGKGASGMSSDERNQRQTSARALMPPPRPSNKSVSNSFRGKSRFGPSSSRNSSSNQADVSTSASNTSNSRGISFNARESSNSRIGGHASNLSSNSDAHKPRRKRRPKKKKQQA